In a genomic window of Rhinopithecus roxellana isolate Shanxi Qingling chromosome 2, ASM756505v1, whole genome shotgun sequence:
- the ERVMER34-1 gene encoding endogenous retroviral envelope protein HEMO has product MVSLSNYALLQLTLTAFLTTLVQAQHLLAPVFRTLSILTNQSNCWLCEHLDNAEQPELVFVPASASTWWTYSGQWMYKRVWYPQAEVQNHSTSSYGKATWHWEAAMEAQGLSFAQVRLLEGNFSLCVENKNGTGPFLGNIPKQYCNQILWFDFTDGTFMPSIDVTDESRNDYDDTSVCLGTRQCSWFAGCTNQTWNSSAVPLIGLPNTQDYKWVDRNSGLTWSGNGTCLYSCQNQTKGLLYQLFRNLFCSYGLTEAHGKWRCADANITNDKGHDGHQTPTWWLTGSNLTLSVNNSGLFLLCGNGVYKGFPPKWSGRCGLGYLVPSLTRYLTLNASQITNLRSFIHKVTPHRCIQRDTDNPPLYCNPKDNSTIRALFPSLGTYLEKAILNISKAMEQEISATKQTLEAHQSKVSSLASASQKDHVLDIPTTQRQTACRTVGKQCCLYINNSEAIMSDIQHLYEISENLKNGPLFDWEGLFAKVGDWFRSWGYVLLIVLFCLFIFVLIYVHIFHKSRRSLNSQPLNPALSPQQSAQLLVNETSCQVSNRAMKGLTTHQYDTSLL; this is encoded by the coding sequence ATGGTCTCCCTTTCAAACTATGCCCTGCTTCAATTAACCCTTACTGCTTTTTTGACAACTCTAGTACAAGCTCAACACCTGCTTGCACCAGTTTTCCGAACACTATCTATCTTGACTAATCAGTCTAATTGCTGGCTATGTGAGCATCTAGATAATGCAGAACAACCCGAACTAGTTTTTGTTCCTGCCAGTGCAAGCACCTGGTGGACCTATTCTGGACAATGGATGTATAAAAGGGTGTGGTATCCACAAGCAGAAGTACAGAATCACTCTACTTCCTCCTATGGTAAAGCGACTTGGCACTGGGAAGCCGCCATGGAAGCTCAAGGTCTATCCTTCGCTCAAGTAAGGTTATTGGAGggaaatttttctctttgtgtagaaaataaaaatggcactGGACCCTTCCTAGGTAATATACCTAAACAATACTGTAATCAAATATTATGGTTTGATTTTACAGATGGCACCTTCATGCCTTCTATAGATGTTACAGATGAATCCAGGAATGATTATGATGATACAAGTGTTTGCCTAGGCACTAGACAATGTTCCTGGTTTGCAGGTTGCACAAACCAGACCTGGAACAGCTCAGCTGTTCCCTTGATTGGTCTACCCAATACCCAAGACTACAAATGGGTAGATCGAAATTCTGGATTGACCTGGTCAGGTAATGGCACCTGTCTTTATAGCtgccaaaaccaaaccaaaggcCTTCTGTACCAGCTATTTCGCAACCTATTTTGCTCTTATGGCCTGACAGAGGCACATGGGAAATGGAGATGTGCAGATGCCAACATAACTAATGACAAAGGTCATGATGGACACCAGACCCCCACCTGGTGGCTCACAGGTTCCAATCTGACCTTGTCTGTGAACAACTCTGGCCTCTTTTTGTTATGCGGCAATGGGGTGTACAAAGGGTTTCCACCTAAATGGTCTGGACGATGTGGACTTGGGTATCTGGTACCTTCCCTCACCAGATACCTCACCTTAAATGCTAGCCAAATTACAAACCTGAGATCCTTCATTCATAAAGTAACACCACATAGATGCATCCAACGAGACACAGACAATCCACCTCTGTATTGCAACCCCAAGGACAATTCAACAATAAGGGCCCTTTTTCCAAGTTTGGGAACTTATTTAGAAAAGGCAATTCTAAACATTTCCAAAGCAATGGAACAGGAAATCAGTGCCACTAAGCAGACCTTGGAAGCACACCAATCAAAAGTTAGCAGTTTAGCGTCTGCCTCCCAAAAGGATCATGTCTTGGATATACCAACCACCCAACGACAAACGGCTTGTAGAACTGTTGGCAAACAGTGTTGCCTCTATATAAATAATTCGGAAGCAATAATGTCTGATATACAACATCTATATGAAATATCTGAGAACCTGAAGAATGGACCATTATTTGATTGGGAAGGCCTATTTGCAAAAGTGGGAGACTGGTTCAGATCATGGGGCTATGTGCTTTTAATTGTTCTTTTCTGCTTATTCATCTTTGTTCTAATCTATGTTCACATCTTTCACAAATCTCGCAGATCCCTTAACTCCCAACCTCTGAACCCAGCCTTATCTCCACAGCAATCAGCACAGCTCCTTGTCAATGAAACTTCATGTCAAGTTTCAAATAGGGCAATGAAGGGACTAACAACCCATCAGTATGACACAAGTCTACTTTGA